Sequence from the Candidatus Poribacteria bacterium genome:
GGTTAATCGCCACGGATCTGAAGAACAACACGCTCTCCCTTTATCTATCCAAACCGATTTCATGGATCGATTACCTTATAGGGAAATTTGCTGTCATGGGTATATTGCTTAGCTGTCTTACACTGATCCCAGGGCTTTTGTTGTTTCTTGAACACGTGCTGTTAACCGATACCTCCTTTCTAAAAGAGAATTATTGGATGCCTTTTTCAATCATCGCCTATTCCATAATTATCATCCTCGTTTCCAGCCTGTTGATGTTGGTGTTTTCATCGCTCACCTCAAACTCTCGCTATGCCATAATAGGCTTCTGCGCTGTGTGGTTCGGTACGCCTGTTATCTATGAAATCCTCAAAGTCATTACACGCACCAGCAAAGTGGCTTTAGTGTCTATTTGGGCGAACTACGATATTCTCGGCACAGCCCTATTTGCCGTTTCACGTAACTATGCCGTGCATTGGGTCTGGGCACTCCTCACCCAAGTTGCCCTGATAGCCCTCTGTATCTTCGTTCTTCACCGTCGGATCCGCGCTGTCGAAATTGTTAAGTAACTATTGCATCGCGATTCGGAGATCGCTCCTACGGGTTACCGTAATCTGGCACCGTTCGCATCCCACATCTCAGACTCCGAATAAACTTGCGGCGGCGTTAGCGGTGTTAGCGTTGGCACCCAGTCCGCGCGGAATTGCTGAACCAATCGTACTGCGTTCTGGTAGGCGATCTGTTCCTTCGTTTGATCGTCAATCTGTGCAGATTCGATCTGTGCTTGGACGAGCCGAAAATCGTAGTACGGCAGATCGCTGCCGAACATAATTCTATCTTTGTTGAGATTATTGACGAGATGCACGAGATCCCAACTTGCATCTGCGCCTTCCGGTTTTTGCGCGACATCAAACCAGATATTCTCCTGTTTTCCACACTGCTCGATAGCATCAAGATGCCCCGCTTTGTTCATTGAAACATGCCCGATGATAAACGTTATTGACGGGAACCTTCGGGCGTAAGCAGCAATATTTTGAGTGGAACCTGCCTGATGGAGTAGACATAGTCCATTGTGCATCGCTACCACTTCCAAGAATCCGTAGAGTTCACCACCGAGTGAATGTCCAGAGAGTCCCGGATGGCACATAAATCCGACTAAGCCATCTTCCTGCATGGCTCTATCTAATTCGTCACAGCCTGCCTGCTCGTGTCGAACTTCGGCCATCCCAAGTCCAATCGGAAAGCGTTCTGGATACAGCCTGCATGCATTGGCGATTGTCTCGTGTTGCGCGCGTGTATCCAGAACGCCACGTGCCTGTGGGGAGCCGCCTGTTGGGCACGGAATCGCCCCGATAACGTTGGCGGAAGCCA
This genomic interval carries:
- a CDS encoding amidohydrolase family protein is translated as MYPYFDVHCHIGMTVSRAPTVGQSVGRCLARMASANVIGAIPCPTGGSPQARGVLDTRAQHETIANACRLYPERFPIGLGMAEVRHEQAGCDELDRAMQEDGLVGFMCHPGLSGHSLGGELYGFLEVVAMHNGLCLLHQAGSTQNIAAYARRFPSITFIIGHVSMNKAGHLDAIEQCGKQENIWFDVAQKPEGADASWDLVHLVNNLNKDRIMFGSDLPYYDFRLVQAQIESAQIDDQTKEQIAYQNAVRLVQQFRADWVPTLTPLTPPQVYSESEMWDANGARLR
- a CDS encoding ABC transporter permease subunit, whose protein sequence is MPIHTQDYRHWEGKLNPSHYTRWWIIAKAELKLLAQRKIVRLIVAIPPVIYILAHAVIIYIVNQFPGSVLPINIDVVFFKNFLFNASLFIALIAVFGGSGLIATDLKNNTLSLYLSKPISWIDYLIGKFAVMGILLSCLTLIPGLLLFLEHVLLTDTSFLKENYWMPFSIIAYSIIIILVSSLLMLVFSSLTSNSRYAIIGFCAVWFGTPVIYEILKVITRTSKVALVSIWANYDILGTALFAVSRNYAVHWVWALLTQVALIALCIFVLHRRIRAVEIVK